The Bombus fervidus isolate BK054 chromosome 6, iyBomFerv1, whole genome shotgun sequence genome contains a region encoding:
- the LOC139988369 gene encoding 3-hydroxyisobutyrate dehydrogenase, mitochondrial isoform X1 → MSILTSLQKFVICVSAGKRCFSRVGFIGLGNMGGHMARNILRNGHKLVVFDVNESAVSNLTEVGADRASDPTEVAKDVEVVVSMLPSNQDVLDVYNIKNGLLSSAKRGTLLIDSSTTDPFVSQILAEEAEKSSVNFIDSPVSGGINAAKDGTLTFMVGGSKENLELAKPLLTSMGSKIIHCGNVGMGQAAKLCNNMLLAISMIGTAEAFNLGQKLGLDPKVLANIVNSSSGRCWSSELYNPVPGILDNVPSSKNYEGGFGVTLMAKDLGLVQAAATKVEASIPFGSLAHQIYRAIIAQGFAKKDFSFVYQFLKGQQQL, encoded by the exons ATGAGTATTTTGACTTCATTGCAGAAGTTCGTTATCTGTGTTAGTGCAG GGAAACGATGTTTTTCTCGAGTCGGTTTCATCGGTTTGGGCAACATGGGTGGTCACATGGCGAGAAATATTCTACGAAAc GGTCACAAATTAGTCGTCTTTGATGTGAACGAATCAGCTGTGTCGAATTTGACGGAGGTAGGTGCTGACAGAGCTTCGGATCCTACTGAAGTGGCAAAAGACGTCGAAGTAGTCGTTTCGATGTTGCCATCTAATCAAGATGTTCTGGACGtttataacattaaaaatgGTTTATTGAG TTCAGCAAAAAGGGGCACTCTGCTGATCGATAGCAGCACAACAGATCCGTTTGTATCTCAAATCTTGGCGGAGGAGGCTGAAAAAAGCAGCGTTAATTTTATAGACAGTCCAGTATCTGGAG GTATAAACGCAGCTAAGGATGGAACGTTGACATTCATGGTTGGAGGTTCTAAGGAAAATCTAGAACTTGCCAAGCCTCTTTTAACATCCATGGGATCTAAGATAATTCACTGTGGAAACGTGGGTATGGGCCAAGCAGCAAAATTGTGCAATAACATGCTTTTGGCTATTAGCATGATCGGTACAGCTGAAGCATTTAATCTCGGACAAAA GTTAGGTTTAGATCCCAAGGTGTTAGCTAATATCGTGAACTCTAGTTCCGGTAGATGTTGGTCTTCCGAGTTATACAATCCTGTTCCAGGTATCCTCGACAATGTTCCAAGCTCTAAAAATTACGAG GGTGGTTTTGGAGTGACTTTAATGGCCAAGGATTTAGGATTGGTGCAGGCTGCCGCGACTAAGGTAGAAGCAAGTATTCCTTTTGGATCCTTGGCTCATCAAATTTATAGGGCAATTATCGCTCAAGGATTTGCAAAGAAAGATTTCAGTTTCGTTTATCAGTTTCTTAAAGGTCAGCAGCAACTTTAA
- the LOC139988369 gene encoding 3-hydroxyisobutyrate dehydrogenase, mitochondrial isoform X2: MGGHMARNILRNGHKLVVFDVNESAVSNLTEVGADRASDPTEVAKDVEVVVSMLPSNQDVLDVYNIKNGLLSSAKRGTLLIDSSTTDPFVSQILAEEAEKSSVNFIDSPVSGGINAAKDGTLTFMVGGSKENLELAKPLLTSMGSKIIHCGNVGMGQAAKLCNNMLLAISMIGTAEAFNLGQKLGLDPKVLANIVNSSSGRCWSSELYNPVPGILDNVPSSKNYEGGFGVTLMAKDLGLVQAAATKVEASIPFGSLAHQIYRAIIAQGFAKKDFSFVYQFLKGQQQL; this comes from the exons ATGGGTGGTCACATGGCGAGAAATATTCTACGAAAc GGTCACAAATTAGTCGTCTTTGATGTGAACGAATCAGCTGTGTCGAATTTGACGGAGGTAGGTGCTGACAGAGCTTCGGATCCTACTGAAGTGGCAAAAGACGTCGAAGTAGTCGTTTCGATGTTGCCATCTAATCAAGATGTTCTGGACGtttataacattaaaaatgGTTTATTGAG TTCAGCAAAAAGGGGCACTCTGCTGATCGATAGCAGCACAACAGATCCGTTTGTATCTCAAATCTTGGCGGAGGAGGCTGAAAAAAGCAGCGTTAATTTTATAGACAGTCCAGTATCTGGAG GTATAAACGCAGCTAAGGATGGAACGTTGACATTCATGGTTGGAGGTTCTAAGGAAAATCTAGAACTTGCCAAGCCTCTTTTAACATCCATGGGATCTAAGATAATTCACTGTGGAAACGTGGGTATGGGCCAAGCAGCAAAATTGTGCAATAACATGCTTTTGGCTATTAGCATGATCGGTACAGCTGAAGCATTTAATCTCGGACAAAA GTTAGGTTTAGATCCCAAGGTGTTAGCTAATATCGTGAACTCTAGTTCCGGTAGATGTTGGTCTTCCGAGTTATACAATCCTGTTCCAGGTATCCTCGACAATGTTCCAAGCTCTAAAAATTACGAG GGTGGTTTTGGAGTGACTTTAATGGCCAAGGATTTAGGATTGGTGCAGGCTGCCGCGACTAAGGTAGAAGCAAGTATTCCTTTTGGATCCTTGGCTCATCAAATTTATAGGGCAATTATCGCTCAAGGATTTGCAAAGAAAGATTTCAGTTTCGTTTATCAGTTTCTTAAAGGTCAGCAGCAACTTTAA